A window of the Henckelia pumila isolate YLH828 chromosome 3, ASM3356847v2, whole genome shotgun sequence genome harbors these coding sequences:
- the LOC140888131 gene encoding serine/threonine-protein kinase BLUS1-like, with amino-acid sequence MDMDSRKKYCEVVALKETLEGLRTIHNNGLVHQHIIVSQIFVNEKGFEPIKISFAVTVFKQHGDNTKAASTSLSNLQKTHICEWAAAPEVYISGNNNYTLKVDIWLVDITTLELAYGAVPVHKREYLEGMIQEIKSVDKMKKHYSSAVQCCLNVCAGGSEKRPGLSKEYAKMVTKCLELVPQNMKGTTEDILKKKKLLL; translated from the coding sequence ATGGACATGGATAGCCGGAAGAAATATTGTGAAGTTGTGGCATTGAAAGAGACCCTTGAGGGTCTTCGGACAATCCACAACAATGGGCTAGTACACCAACACATAATCGTCTCACAGATTTTTGTGAACGAAAAAGGTTTTGAGCCGATTAAGATTTCGTTCGCAGTCACTGTGTTCAAGCAGCATGGGGATAACACCAAAGCTGCTTCCACTAGTTTGTCAAACCTACAGAAGACTCATATCTGTGAGTGGGCTGCGGCACCGGAGGTTTATATCTCGGGAAACAACAATTATACGCTAAAAGTCGACATATGGTTGGTCGATATCACAACATTAGAGCTGGCTTATGGCGCGGTTCCCGTGCATAAACGAGAATATCTTGAAGGGATGATTCAGGAAATAAAAAGTGTCGATAAAATGAAGAAACATTATTCTTCCGCTGTGCAATGTTGTCTGAATGTGTGTGCTGGTGGGTCGGAGAAGCGGCCTGGATTATCGAAAGAGTATGCAAAGATGGTGACCAAGTGCTTGGAGTTGGTGCCTCAAAACATGAAGGGCACAACGGaagatatattaaaaaaaaaaaagctattGCTCTAA
- the LOC140888130 gene encoding mitogen-activated protein kinase kinase kinase 20-like, translating to MHWIRGEELGRGGFAFVSKGLIQQEDSSCLVVAVKSSKSSESKSLVKEKKLLDRFNNCPFIIRCYGDETSQEDGQELYNIFLEYASGGCLADINKGLPEPLVKKHTRSILVALSHMHAMGYVHCDIKPHNTAKLADLGSALNMRGRGGEDEDDHDDGGFRGTVLYAAPESISNQTYVPQSDVWSLGCTVLSMLTGNNSPWKFDKSCMNAADVMMKIGCSDQIPEMPRKLISKEAMDFLKKCFVKDPTSRCTAHMLLDHPFIKAAPLAGRCSRRHHHHHHNHHLASRLSHAISSLVPACFHLHDSAAVS from the coding sequence ATGCATTGGATTAGAGGAGAAGAATTGGGAAGAGGTGGTTTCGCCTTTGTGAGCAAAGGCTTAATCCAACAAGAAGATAGCAGCTGCCTGGTGGTTGCTGTAAAATCATCAAAATCATCGGAATCCAAATCACTAGTGAAAGAAAAGAAGTTGTTGGATCGTTTCAACAATTGTCCGTTCATCATCCGATGTTACGGGGACGAGACGTCCCAAGAAGATGGCCAGGAGTTGTACAATATCTTTCTCGAGTACGCTTCTGGAGGTTGTTTGGCCGATATCAACAAAGGCTTGCCGGAGCCTCTTGTGAAGAAGCACACGAGATCAATTCTCGTGGCTCTTTCTCATATGCACGCAATGGGGTACGTGCACTGCGACATTAAGCCCCACAATACTGCGAAGCTCGCAGATCTTGGAAGTGCTCTTAACATGCGTGGCCGAGGCGGCGAAGACGAAGATGATCATGATGATGGGGGTTTCAGGGGTACTGTTCTTTATGCAGCGCCTGAGTCGATATCCAATCAAACATACGTACCTCAATCGGATGTTTGGTCTTTGGGATGCACCGTTTTGTCCATGTTGACAGGGAATAATTCCCCTTGGAAGTTTGATAAATCATGTATGAATGCCGCTGATGTGATGATGAAAATCGGTTGTAGCGATCAGATTCCGGAGATGCCGAGGAAGCTCATTTCCAAAGAGGCCATGGATTTTCTTAAAAAGTGTTTTGTTAAGGATCCAACATCAAGATGTACTGCCCACATGCTTCTTGATCATCCCTTCATCAAAGCCGCCCCTCTTGCCGGAAGATGCAGCCGccgccaccaccaccaccaccacaaCCATCATCTCGCATCAAGATTGTCTCACGCCATCAGCTCGTTGGTCCCCGCCTGCTTTCATCTCCATGATTCGGCAGCAGTTAGCTAG